In Archaeoglobus profundus DSM 5631, the sequence TTTCAAAAGTCAAATAAAAAATTTAAATAAAAAATATTTTTGATAACTCTTCTAGCGCCTTGCGTTTATCGAGTTTTCCCTTAAAAACTACTGTTGCACGATGGATGTAGCCATCTTTACCGAGATAGCGGAACTTTACTAAGCTAATGTCTCGATCTGCAATATATCTAACAACTACCACATTATCCACGCTCCTTAGGTAGTCGGTGGTCCACATCTCAGCCCTGCCCTATTCGCTAATCTCGGGCAGGGCCTCACTAACCCTCAATACTAGATATATACTAATATGTTTAATATTTTTCGGTCGAAAAAAATGGATAATACTTATTTTGTTGGATAAATTGAATATAGCAATTATCTTGTTAAAGAATAGTAGAGGGAACAATAAATTGCAAAATTTGCAAAGTATGTAAACCTTTGCAAAATTGATTATAAATAGTGTTAAATAAATTATATCAACTAGAATCGTTATGGAGTTTGGTAGGATAATTGTACACAACAAAGTACATGGTACTGAACAAATAAAGCTCGCACCCCCAGGAGGGGCAAGGGTAAGACACTACATATTTAGGATATATTACGATGATGGAAGCGTTGAAAAAAGTCCAACATTCTCCGTAGGTCCTGTAGGTCCAGGAGGTGAAATGAAATACGTTCACGGATTAATAGATGTTGAGGGAGTAATACTACCCGCAGACATTAAAGATGACCCAATACACTTGGAGTACTATGACGAGAAGTTAAAAAGAGCTAAATATATAATACGTGTTAATAAAATAAATCGATTCGAAATAGGTGGTTGGACACCCTCAAAATTGTCTACAAGACAAAAAGGAATAAAAATAATTGAGTTGATAGAATATGATACTGCATTAGTAGAGGTGTAATTTATGGTAGAGGAAGATGTGTTTAAGAGAGAATATTGGGACAACGAGAGCGTAAACAGGTATTTAGAGAAATTAGGTGTGTCACCAGAACAAAAAGCTTTGTATTTTGCAACAACCTTTTTTGGAGTACGTGACGACGGGAGATATAACCCACAAGAAGCTATTATCAAAGAGGCAAATAGAATTTATGAAATGTTTGAAGGTCGGCGAGGTCGTATAGATTCGAGAACTTTTAATAAGTTATGGGAGACAGGACTCTTAGCCCCTGTTGATTATTTCTATGTTGATCCTATAATACTAGCAGAAGGTAGAGGTTCAAAAAAAACTTGGATTGGAATCCATCCTTGGGTGCTGGAATTACTAGAGGAGGTTGATAAAAGGAAACAATCATTAGATTCAATTTTTATGAATATACCATTGAAACCAAGACCTTATTCTCCAGATTATAATTACTGGTTCAGAGCAAAGGGTAAGTACACTTTCATAACTAAAACTTTCTACAGATTTATGTATGGTTATATGATCAGCAACATATTATGTAGCATCAATGATGATAAAGTAGCGAACATTAAAATAAGAACCCTAACTCGCACAACTAGAATCGAAAAAGATATTAATAAAATTATACAATATCTTGAAAGTAATCTGGAGAACATAAATTTCGATGTTAGATATTACCACGAAGAAAAGTTCGAAATACTTACAACACTAATCCAAAGTTTAAAGGATAAAATCGAAGAGTTTATTACGCCAGATTCAAAAATTAATCGTTTATTAAACTTGATAACATCGATATTGATAAAACAAAACAATATACTAAACAACATTTCGAAAATAGAAAAAATTTGGCTTGTAGAAATTAGAAGAAAAGGTGAACCAAAAGAGGTAACATTTGGTGGAAACATTGCATCATATACTCCTGGCTTCCTAGAGACAAAAAAGTACGGAAGCACCATATACGTCAATAGAGAGGATTTCATCAAGTACGTTCAAGAATTATTTAACCTATTGGATATGATCGACGATGAGAAAGATGAACTTCAAGTATTATTTTAATCTTCTTTTTTTATTAACTTTTAAGAAAATAACAGATGCATGCTGAAATTGAGTATAAACTCATGTGCCGTAAGTAAAGTGGAATGTCGTTGAGGTAGTCGTCAAAGAGGTTTTAAACACCTTACCTCACTTGGTTCTGTGCGGATGACATTTTGAACTTTGAATCAACGAGTCCTTGAGCTTCCAAGTTTGCCAAAACACTCCTAACATCTTCAAGCTTGACGTTGAGCTTTTTGGCTATATCTTTTGGCGTTCTTAATCCGTTGGCTATTGCCAGAAGCACGGCCTCCTCAAAATCCATGAATTTCATTTGAACTTGCATCAAAAAACTTTTGGCAAACTTTATCTAATTCGCATTCCTTCCGCTTTCATGGACATAGTAGTTATAGGTGGAGGTGCTTGCGGCCTCAAGGCTGCGTGCAGAGCCAGAAGGAGAAACGAGGAAGCGAATATAACCGTTGTCGATGCAAGCCCCTATCCGTCTTTGGGAAGGTGCGGTTTGCCGTACTACATTGGTGGGATCGTCCACACCGTTGATGATTTGAGAAAAACGCTTTCCGGAACTGTCAGAGATGAGGATTACTTTAAGAAGGTCAAAAATATAGATGTCCTAACGAGAACTAGAGCTGTTAAGATAGACAGAGAAAAGAGAATCGTAAAGATTGTAAAGCCCGATGGAAGTGAGGACGAATTGAATTATGATTACTTGGTTTTGGCAACCGGTGCAAGGCCTATAAGGCTGGATATACCCAATGCAGATGCCGATGGTGTTACAACACTCTTCAATCCAGAGGATGCTGAAAAGATTCTGGACATGTGGGATGAGGGAATTCTGGAAAAGGCTGTGATAATCGGTGGTGGACTCATAGGAATGGAAACTGCAGAAGCTCTGAGCAATTTGGATGTTGAGGTAACGATAGTTGAAATTATGGATTACATACTTCCCGCTCTGCTTGATAGGGAGATGGCGATGCTCGTCGAAAGCTATCTGAGGGAGAAGGGAATAAATGTGATGACAAAAAGCACTGTAACAGAGATTTTGACAAAAGATGGAAGAGTCAGTGGTGTTAAGATCAACGGAACTAAGGAAGTGCCTTGTGATCTAGTTCTGATGGCTGTTGGAGTTAGACCTAACGTTGATTTAGCAGTTGACTGCAGTTTGGAAGTAAGCAAGTTTGGGATAAAGGTCGATGAATACCTCAGAACGAGCGACGAAAGGATCTTTGCTGGTGGAGATTGCGTTGAGAATAAATTCTTGGTTACAGGTGATCCTATTTACACTCCGATGGGTAGCGTTGCGAATAAGCACGGAAGGGTTATAGGAGACAACATAACGGGAGGAAGTTCAAGGTTCCCCGGTGTTTTGGGTACGACGATCTTCAAGATATTTGATCTAAACGTTGCGAGAACAGGTTTAACTGAGAAGAGAGCTAGAGAGTTAGGATACGATGTTGTAACTTGCTTGGTTCCCGGACCAGATAGAGCCCATTACTATCCACATCAGAAACCCATCAGAATCAAGTTGATAGCGGATAGAAAGACTGGAAGAATTTTAG encodes:
- a CDS encoding FAD-dependent oxidoreductase, with the translated sequence MDIVVIGGGACGLKAACRARRRNEEANITVVDASPYPSLGRCGLPYYIGGIVHTVDDLRKTLSGTVRDEDYFKKVKNIDVLTRTRAVKIDREKRIVKIVKPDGSEDELNYDYLVLATGARPIRLDIPNADADGVTTLFNPEDAEKILDMWDEGILEKAVIIGGGLIGMETAEALSNLDVEVTIVEIMDYILPALLDREMAMLVESYLREKGINVMTKSTVTEILTKDGRVSGVKINGTKEVPCDLVLMAVGVRPNVDLAVDCSLEVSKFGIKVDEYLRTSDERIFAGGDCVENKFLVTGDPIYTPMGSVANKHGRVIGDNITGGSSRFPGVLGTTIFKIFDLNVARTGLTEKRARELGYDVVTCLVPGPDRAHYYPHQKPIRIKLIADRKTGRILGAQIVGWGVVDKRIDVVVSAMHMNATVHDLANFDLAYAPPYAPAIDTLIHAANTVRNKMDGLLETISSFELKEKLDKGEDFVILDIRYEDEVRKFKRIEDSRVVHIPYNELRERYKELPMDKEIVIICQIGNRAYDVYRFLKSKGFNCKVLDGGLAFWFW